In Sutterella faecalis, a genomic segment contains:
- a CDS encoding threonine synthase, whose product MLNYICTCCGRKTPATTREPVCSCGGLFELDYTPPKWNDEKIDRKEWSIFRYREFMALDGDSWREVSLGEGLTPTVELKPGMFVKVDYAMPTLSFKDRGAAGLVAHMKSIGVAECVQDSSGNAGNSVAAYCARAGIRCEIYVPEGTSPKKIAMIESHGAKVHVIPGSRDHCADVCRARVKDEGVYYANHVVNPFFYEGMKAYIYEVFEQLGRIPEHVVLPVGNGTLFIGAVKALEHLHQSGAIRKFPKIVALQSEYCDPLYQARKAGKDDPVSVDVKPTIAEGIAIGKPLRGREILDMMKRHDITVVTAPEDKILAARAAVAREGYYIEHTTAANFAAWDRYCELYGPATDVLITLCGAGIKSDH is encoded by the coding sequence ATGCTCAACTACATCTGCACCTGCTGCGGCAGGAAAACCCCGGCGACGACCCGCGAGCCCGTCTGCTCCTGCGGCGGACTTTTTGAACTCGATTACACGCCGCCGAAGTGGAATGACGAGAAAATCGACAGGAAGGAATGGAGCATCTTCCGCTATCGCGAATTCATGGCGCTCGACGGCGACTCCTGGCGGGAGGTTTCGCTCGGCGAGGGCCTCACTCCGACCGTGGAGCTGAAGCCCGGCATGTTCGTGAAGGTCGACTACGCCATGCCGACCTTGTCCTTCAAGGATCGGGGCGCCGCGGGGCTCGTCGCGCATATGAAGTCGATCGGCGTCGCCGAGTGCGTGCAGGATTCGAGCGGGAACGCCGGCAATTCCGTTGCCGCCTACTGCGCCCGTGCCGGCATCAGGTGCGAGATCTATGTCCCGGAAGGAACGAGCCCCAAGAAGATCGCCATGATCGAATCGCACGGCGCAAAAGTGCATGTGATTCCGGGCTCGCGCGACCATTGCGCCGATGTCTGCCGCGCCCGCGTGAAGGATGAAGGCGTCTACTACGCCAATCACGTCGTGAATCCTTTCTTCTATGAGGGCATGAAGGCCTACATCTACGAGGTCTTCGAGCAGCTCGGACGCATCCCCGAGCATGTGGTGCTTCCGGTCGGAAACGGCACGCTCTTCATTGGTGCGGTGAAGGCCCTTGAACACCTCCATCAATCGGGCGCGATCCGTAAGTTCCCGAAGATTGTGGCGCTTCAGAGCGAATACTGCGATCCGCTCTACCAGGCGAGAAAAGCCGGGAAGGACGATCCCGTTTCGGTCGACGTGAAGCCCACGATTGCGGAAGGCATTGCGATCGGGAAGCCCCTTCGCGGCCGCGAAATCCTCGACATGATGAAGCGTCACGACATCACGGTGGTGACGGCGCCCGAGGACAAGATCCTCGCCGCGCGCGCTGCGGTGGCTCGTGAGGGCTATTACATCGAGCACACGACGGCAGCCAACTTTGCCGCCTGGGACCGCTATTGCGAGCTTTACGGACCGGCGACTGACGTGCTCATCACGCTCTGCGGGGCGGGGATCAAGTCGGATCACTGA
- a CDS encoding RidA family protein, whose amino-acid sequence MKFIDPGFKGTNPGHYSAAVVSHGMLYVSGQLSINPDTREPCTGGIREHAALALDNLDRILKAAGVRRDQVVFCRVYTPSNEYWGAINEVYRDFFGEHKPGRVVVSTTPLHFGCLVEIEAIAELNEE is encoded by the coding sequence ATGAAATTCATTGATCCGGGCTTCAAGGGAACCAATCCCGGCCATTACAGCGCAGCCGTCGTCTCGCACGGCATGCTTTATGTTTCCGGACAGCTTTCCATCAATCCGGATACGCGCGAACCCTGTACGGGCGGGATCCGCGAGCATGCTGCGCTCGCGCTCGACAATCTCGACCGCATTCTGAAGGCCGCGGGCGTTCGTCGCGATCAGGTGGTCTTCTGCCGCGTCTATACGCCCTCGAACGAATACTGGGGCGCGATCAATGAGGTCTACCGCGACTTCTTCGGAGAACACAAACCCGGACGCGTCGTTGTGTCGACGACGCCCCTTCATTTCGGATGCCTCGTTGAAATTGAGGCGATTGCTGAGCTCAATGAGGAGTAA
- a CDS encoding helix-turn-helix transcriptional regulator, with protein sequence MPQNDNASDMTPVPGALAPWRMTADLVALAGGAQTEVVLHDLTDPVHSVVYVVNGHVTDRKVGQGVRHLVEEMLLRGEHPEKGDLLPVWWFRHKDENGVEKLIRSVTMLIRAADGKLAGALCVNQDVSADAEALERLGAFLPPEMKAAFGKSSGAAEPAQKDAREEELAAGKSVADAVFDLIDRMVDEAGKKTASAEASSNRPGRKSSWTREDRVKLLSFMDSRGIFLMKGALEHAADRLGVSKVTIYSDLDQIRRMARFGKTPYWRG encoded by the coding sequence ATGCCTCAGAACGACAACGCTTCAGATATGACACCGGTTCCGGGCGCTCTCGCGCCCTGGCGGATGACGGCTGATTTGGTGGCGCTCGCAGGCGGCGCGCAGACGGAAGTCGTGCTTCACGACCTCACCGACCCCGTTCATTCCGTGGTCTACGTCGTCAACGGACATGTCACGGATCGAAAGGTGGGACAGGGCGTGAGGCACCTCGTCGAAGAGATGCTTCTTCGGGGCGAGCATCCTGAAAAAGGCGATTTGCTCCCGGTCTGGTGGTTCAGGCACAAGGATGAAAACGGTGTCGAAAAGCTGATCCGTTCGGTCACGATGCTGATCCGAGCCGCCGACGGGAAGCTCGCGGGCGCGCTCTGCGTTAATCAGGACGTATCCGCCGACGCCGAGGCGCTCGAGCGCCTTGGAGCATTTCTCCCTCCTGAAATGAAAGCTGCATTTGGAAAGTCCTCCGGTGCGGCAGAGCCGGCGCAGAAGGATGCCCGGGAAGAAGAACTTGCCGCAGGGAAGAGCGTTGCCGACGCGGTATTTGATCTTATCGACCGCATGGTGGATGAGGCAGGGAAGAAGACGGCATCGGCCGAGGCATCATCCAATCGTCCGGGGAGAAAGTCTTCCTGGACGCGGGAAGACCGGGTAAAGCTCCTTTCCTTCATGGATTCCCGCGGCATCTTCCTCATGAAGGGCGCGCTTGAACACGCCGCCGACCGGCTCGGCGTCTCGAAGGTAACGATTTACAGCGATCTCGACCAGATCAGACGCATGGCGAGATTCGGCAAAACACCATACTGGAGGGGATAA
- a CDS encoding alanine racemase, whose amino-acid sequence MMNNCGALAILSPESLGKFAPDTAQSLIGLSVNDPRVPTPSFLIEDEKLEKNLERARTRARELGVAFRPHLKTHKSIVIARRQMTSPEGPATVSTLSEARYFAANGVKDMIYAVGIAPQKLAEVARIRALGVDLKIILDSVEAAKAVSDFCREHGTEIPVLLEIDVDGHRSGLAPECDELLQAAKALQDGAGLAGVLTHAGDSYECKSIEAIIAAAEGERAGIVKAAGRLRAAGFEVPIVSVGSSPTLMHSKSESGVTEIRAGVCAFFDLFMTNLGVSKKEDIAGSVLATVIGRQTTKNQLILDSGFLALSRDRGTARQKRDYGYGLVCDAAGEPLDDGRIILAGTNQEHGILTLPGDSSLKLEDFPLGTRLRILPNHACPTAAPYKYMLLVRNGIIIDVLEHVRGWD is encoded by the coding sequence ATGATGAACAACTGCGGCGCATTAGCCATCCTCTCGCCCGAATCGCTCGGCAAATTCGCGCCCGATACAGCGCAGTCCCTGATCGGTCTCTCCGTCAATGATCCGCGCGTGCCGACGCCCTCATTTCTGATTGAGGACGAGAAGCTCGAAAAGAATCTTGAACGCGCGAGAACCCGGGCCCGGGAGCTCGGCGTCGCGTTCCGTCCGCACCTCAAGACGCACAAATCCATCGTGATTGCACGGCGGCAGATGACGTCGCCCGAAGGTCCCGCCACCGTTTCAACGCTGTCGGAGGCAAGATACTTTGCGGCGAACGGCGTCAAGGACATGATCTATGCGGTTGGCATTGCACCGCAGAAGCTCGCGGAAGTCGCGAGGATCCGGGCATTGGGCGTCGACCTCAAGATCATTCTCGACAGCGTGGAAGCCGCAAAAGCCGTATCGGACTTCTGCCGGGAGCATGGGACGGAAATTCCGGTGCTGCTCGAAATCGACGTGGACGGGCACCGTTCGGGGCTCGCTCCCGAATGCGATGAGCTCCTTCAAGCAGCAAAAGCGCTTCAGGACGGCGCCGGACTTGCGGGCGTTCTCACCCATGCGGGCGACAGCTACGAATGCAAGTCGATTGAAGCCATTATTGCCGCGGCCGAGGGCGAACGCGCCGGCATCGTGAAGGCGGCCGGGCGCCTGCGGGCAGCCGGATTCGAGGTCCCGATCGTGTCCGTGGGATCGAGTCCGACGCTCATGCATTCAAAGAGCGAATCCGGGGTTACGGAAATTCGCGCAGGCGTCTGCGCCTTCTTCGACCTCTTCATGACGAACCTCGGCGTCTCTAAAAAAGAAGACATCGCGGGTTCGGTTCTCGCCACCGTCATCGGGAGGCAGACGACGAAGAATCAGCTGATTCTTGATTCCGGGTTCCTTGCCCTGTCGCGAGACCGCGGCACCGCGCGCCAGAAACGGGACTACGGCTACGGACTCGTCTGCGATGCCGCGGGCGAGCCGCTCGACGACGGCCGCATCATCCTTGCCGGGACGAATCAGGAGCACGGCATCCTTACGCTCCCGGGCGATTCCTCTCTGAAGCTCGAGGACTTCCCGCTGGGAACGCGCCTCAGGATCCTTCCCAATCACGCCTGCCCCACGGCCGCGCCCTACAAATACATGCTGCTCGTCAGAAACGGGATCATTATCGACGTGCTCGAGCACGTCCGCGGATGGGATTGA
- a CDS encoding adenosine deaminase family protein: MRSTNPGFVPDSPFSRTLPTEWQNFFSEFPKAELHCHLLGTTSRETFIDLVRDSGAPVSMEEIEGFYTRGEKPVGVLRIFRALEAHILRKPEYLKRIAIEHMACVSKQGVRYIEFFWNWTGLKHFMTFEAAQRAICEGLREGEARYGVIGRLVPSIDREATPEDAVELVSEMIAHREPESIGLGIDYRETNHEPENFWKAYFMARDAGFHITAHAGEFGEHWRNVETAIDLLKCERIDHGYTIIDNPELVQHAKLLNMPFAVVPTNSYYLRTFTDEEWAQKHPIRRMHEMGLKLFPNSDDPTMHHIRISESWYLMFNFLGFTLADLRAMVENSIDAAWVTDAEKAEWKKTWLPEFDRLAAALPPLA; this comes from the coding sequence ATGCGCAGCACAAATCCCGGTTTTGTTCCCGACTCACCCTTCAGCCGGACGCTCCCGACCGAATGGCAGAATTTCTTCTCTGAATTTCCCAAGGCGGAGCTGCACTGCCACCTGCTCGGCACGACCAGCCGCGAAACCTTCATCGACCTCGTTCGCGATTCGGGCGCCCCGGTTTCGATGGAGGAGATCGAGGGGTTCTACACCCGCGGCGAAAAGCCCGTGGGGGTGCTGCGCATCTTCCGCGCGCTCGAAGCCCATATTCTCAGGAAGCCCGAATATCTGAAGCGCATTGCGATCGAGCACATGGCGTGCGTTTCGAAGCAGGGCGTCCGCTATATTGAATTCTTCTGGAACTGGACGGGCCTCAAGCACTTCATGACGTTTGAGGCCGCTCAGCGCGCCATCTGCGAAGGACTTCGCGAAGGCGAAGCGCGCTACGGCGTGATCGGGCGCCTTGTCCCCTCGATCGACCGCGAGGCGACGCCTGAGGATGCCGTCGAGCTTGTGTCCGAGATGATCGCGCACCGCGAGCCCGAATCGATCGGCCTCGGAATCGACTACCGCGAAACCAATCACGAGCCCGAGAATTTCTGGAAGGCCTACTTCATGGCGCGCGACGCCGGCTTCCATATTACGGCGCATGCGGGCGAATTCGGCGAACACTGGCGCAATGTTGAAACGGCCATTGACCTTCTGAAGTGCGAACGCATTGACCACGGCTACACGATCATCGACAACCCCGAACTCGTGCAGCACGCGAAGTTGCTCAATATGCCTTTTGCCGTGGTTCCCACCAACTCCTACTACCTCAGAACCTTTACGGACGAGGAGTGGGCTCAGAAGCACCCCATCCGCCGCATGCACGAAATGGGGCTTAAGCTCTTCCCCAACAGCGACGATCCGACCATGCACCACATCCGGATCAGCGAATCCTGGTACCTGATGTTCAATTTCCTGGGGTTCACGCTTGCCGACCTTCGCGCCATGGTGGAGAACTCCATCGACGCCGCCTGGGTGACGGACGCAGAGAAGGCCGAGTGGAAGAAGACGTGGCTTCCCGAATTCGACCGTCTCGCGGCAGCGCTTCCGCCGCTTGCCTAA
- the dcuC gene encoding C4-dicarboxylate transporter DcuC: MLAALISVIVLVLAGWAIAKNYDAKVVLFAAGLILMYAALLLGHDVLAAKATSGLSWVDPFKAIKDLFVRQYSNAGLIILTLFGFAAYMSHIGANAMVIRVMSRPLAHVHSPYVLVPLVFWLGTLLSIIIPSASSLAVILMATLYPVLKAAKMSPLTAAGVIATTATIVPTPLGGDNVVAARVLGFEHVVDYVFYHHAPISIPAIIIMGIVHYFWQRWEDKKDLESGKVIAGSIDESKLEEDETDAPVWYAIFPVLPLILTIFFWACFKSVKIGLVEITLFSFVCAFIAELVRKKNMKGSMKDVNLFFRGMGDGFSKVVVLIVAASTMVAGLSAMGLISMISSSVSGVENAGAGLMLAFSGITALITFISGSGNAVFYSFIELIPQLAEKAGIDPLMVALPMQHTSNLIRAVSPVSAVVIIVSAVVKVNPLMVVKRTAVPLLSGFVAVLVISLIRYM, encoded by the coding sequence ATGCTAGCCGCACTGATATCCGTCATTGTGCTCGTCCTTGCGGGCTGGGCCATTGCCAAGAATTACGACGCCAAGGTCGTGCTTTTCGCCGCCGGGCTGATTCTCATGTACGCCGCGCTCCTTCTCGGGCACGACGTGCTTGCCGCCAAGGCGACCTCAGGCCTCTCCTGGGTCGACCCCTTCAAGGCGATCAAGGATCTCTTCGTCCGTCAGTATTCGAATGCGGGCCTCATCATCCTCACGCTCTTCGGCTTTGCCGCCTACATGTCCCACATCGGCGCCAATGCCATGGTGATCCGGGTGATGAGCCGGCCGCTCGCGCACGTTCATTCGCCCTATGTTCTCGTGCCGCTCGTCTTCTGGCTCGGAACCCTTCTCTCGATCATCATCCCGAGCGCATCGTCCCTTGCCGTGATCCTGATGGCAACCCTCTACCCGGTCCTCAAGGCCGCGAAGATGTCGCCCCTTACGGCCGCAGGCGTCATCGCCACGACGGCGACGATCGTTCCGACGCCCCTGGGCGGCGACAACGTGGTTGCGGCCCGCGTGCTCGGCTTCGAGCACGTGGTCGACTACGTCTTCTACCACCACGCGCCGATCTCGATCCCCGCGATCATCATCATGGGCATCGTGCACTACTTCTGGCAGCGCTGGGAAGACAAGAAGGACCTCGAATCCGGGAAGGTCATCGCCGGTTCGATCGACGAATCGAAGCTCGAGGAGGATGAAACCGACGCCCCCGTCTGGTACGCGATCTTCCCCGTGCTCCCGCTCATTCTCACGATCTTCTTCTGGGCCTGCTTCAAGTCGGTCAAGATCGGCCTCGTTGAGATCACGCTCTTCTCCTTCGTCTGCGCCTTCATTGCCGAACTCGTGCGCAAGAAGAACATGAAGGGCTCGATGAAGGACGTGAACCTCTTCTTCCGCGGCATGGGCGACGGCTTCTCAAAGGTCGTCGTGCTGATCGTCGCCGCCTCCACCATGGTGGCGGGGCTCTCCGCAATGGGGCTCATCAGCATGATTTCGTCCTCCGTCTCGGGCGTTGAAAACGCGGGCGCGGGCCTCATGCTCGCCTTCTCGGGCATCACGGCGCTCATCACCTTCATCAGCGGTTCGGGAAACGCCGTCTTCTACAGCTTCATCGAACTCATCCCGCAGCTCGCGGAGAAAGCCGGCATCGACCCCCTGATGGTGGCGCTCCCCATGCAGCACACCTCGAACCTCATCCGTGCGGTCTCGCCGGTTTCGGCCGTGGTGATCATCGTTTCGGCAGTCGTCAAGGTGAATCCGCTCATGGTCGTGAAGCGCACCGCCGTGCCGCTTCTCTCGGGCTTCGTCGCGGTCCTCGTGATCTCCTTGATCCGCTACATGTGA
- a CDS encoding sulfatase-like hydrolase/transferase: MHVTDLPPQAESRSITPVEILFWLLLPAGLLAWLILFPPHLLDLALQRLIWKSFSEAWLNTYLTEFWLHQLPKFISIAAYAVLLLLLIRSFVREKRHASANAQWSRLMRGRMLYALLAGALSVIAVWWLKKTTGVSCPWSIEEFGGSAELTNPAFPLGFRPGVCWPSGAAGSGFCLLPFFFMLRGFGKKVSILAFATPLLLGLTAGIGRMLAGAHFLSHVVDAFLVDWHISGALYVLIFCRRGFLKAFALLFMGSGRTKEEEGMGVTGRRTAVRPPFAVLIFGLGLWWAFVFDAPMLLKLLAPKGAASLSSAALALESGIAFALVGASLAALLSLFPRMIFRALLVFLTILGAVSFAAAFLYGTAMTPDMVRNLIATDPAEAAGYISVRSVFVFLWALIPPLWLSLRGNAAPALTLRPGKTALLKALGLRLGGVLLPAAAGVLLIALNFQAFSSAMRNDKSLRYLIAPVNIVYSAIKTAAADDSPDEKRVRLVTDPAPKAAIQVRRPTLFVFVVGETARAANWGLNSYARDTTPELSKIKLINFPKVTSCGTSTDVSLPCMMSRIGRSNYDRDRILSEESLPALLERAGMNVLWVDNQSGCKGTCEGIPTREVFCPDGRCRDDDVLIRELEREIPKLPADRPTVLFLHMIGSHGPAYSERSRQAAKAFEPECRSADLGSCSREEVVNAYDNSIRETDRVLAGLIRRLEARSARLDSALLYVSDHGESLGESGLYLHGAPWWMAPSEQTQVPMIFWMSDGFARTFRLDTQYILARSREPLSHENLWSSVLGILGIESRTLRPEYDFSGRSR, from the coding sequence ATGCACGTCACAGACCTTCCGCCGCAGGCAGAAAGCCGCTCGATCACGCCTGTCGAGATCCTTTTCTGGCTGCTCCTCCCGGCAGGGCTCCTCGCCTGGCTCATTCTCTTCCCGCCGCATTTGCTTGATCTCGCCCTTCAGCGCCTCATCTGGAAGAGCTTCAGCGAAGCCTGGCTCAATACGTACCTGACGGAATTCTGGCTCCATCAGCTTCCGAAGTTTATTTCGATTGCCGCCTATGCGGTCCTTCTTCTCCTCCTGATCCGGAGCTTTGTCCGGGAGAAGCGGCACGCATCCGCGAACGCTCAATGGTCGCGGCTCATGCGGGGACGAATGCTTTATGCGCTTCTCGCGGGCGCCCTCTCTGTCATTGCCGTCTGGTGGCTCAAGAAAACGACGGGCGTGAGCTGTCCCTGGAGCATCGAAGAATTCGGCGGGAGCGCTGAACTCACGAACCCGGCCTTCCCGCTCGGGTTCCGTCCGGGCGTCTGCTGGCCTTCGGGCGCAGCAGGAAGCGGCTTCTGCCTTCTTCCCTTCTTCTTCATGCTCCGGGGATTCGGGAAGAAAGTTTCCATCCTCGCCTTCGCAACTCCCCTGCTTCTCGGTCTCACTGCCGGAATCGGACGCATGCTCGCAGGCGCGCATTTCCTCTCGCATGTCGTCGACGCTTTTCTGGTCGACTGGCATATTTCGGGAGCGCTTTACGTCCTCATCTTCTGCCGCCGCGGATTCCTGAAGGCGTTTGCCTTGCTCTTCATGGGCTCCGGACGAACGAAAGAGGAAGAAGGAATGGGCGTCACGGGAAGACGCACCGCAGTGCGCCCTCCCTTTGCCGTATTGATCTTCGGACTCGGCCTCTGGTGGGCCTTCGTCTTTGATGCCCCGATGCTCCTGAAGCTCCTCGCTCCAAAAGGCGCGGCATCCCTCTCCTCCGCGGCGCTTGCCCTCGAATCCGGCATCGCCTTCGCGCTCGTGGGCGCGAGCCTCGCTGCGCTCCTCTCGCTTTTCCCCCGGATGATCTTCAGAGCGCTGCTTGTCTTTCTCACCATTCTGGGCGCCGTCTCCTTTGCCGCCGCATTTCTTTACGGCACGGCGATGACGCCGGACATGGTGCGAAACCTTATTGCTACCGATCCGGCTGAAGCCGCGGGCTACATCAGCGTGCGTTCGGTCTTCGTCTTCCTCTGGGCGCTGATTCCGCCGCTCTGGCTCTCCCTCAGGGGGAATGCCGCTCCAGCGCTCACCCTGCGTCCCGGGAAGACGGCGCTTTTAAAAGCGCTGGGGCTTCGGCTTGGCGGCGTTCTTCTTCCCGCCGCTGCGGGCGTTCTCCTGATTGCCCTCAACTTCCAGGCCTTTTCGAGCGCCATGCGGAACGACAAGTCGCTTCGCTACCTGATTGCGCCGGTCAATATTGTTTATTCGGCGATCAAAACCGCTGCGGCAGACGACTCCCCTGACGAGAAGCGCGTGCGTCTCGTGACCGATCCGGCGCCGAAGGCCGCCATTCAGGTTCGCCGGCCGACGCTTTTCGTCTTCGTTGTGGGCGAAACGGCGCGCGCCGCCAACTGGGGCTTGAACAGCTACGCCCGCGACACGACGCCGGAGCTCTCGAAAATAAAGCTCATCAACTTCCCGAAGGTCACGTCCTGCGGCACGTCGACCGACGTCTCGCTTCCCTGCATGATGAGCCGCATCGGCAGAAGCAATTACGACCGCGACCGGATACTCAGCGAGGAGTCGCTCCCGGCGCTCCTCGAGCGTGCCGGAATGAATGTGCTCTGGGTTGACAACCAATCCGGCTGCAAGGGAACGTGCGAAGGCATTCCGACGCGCGAAGTCTTTTGTCCGGACGGCAGGTGCCGCGACGACGACGTGCTGATCAGGGAGCTCGAGCGTGAAATTCCGAAGCTACCGGCTGATCGCCCGACGGTGCTCTTTCTTCACATGATCGGCTCCCACGGGCCCGCCTATTCAGAGCGTTCGCGGCAAGCCGCGAAGGCCTTTGAGCCCGAATGCAGAAGCGCCGATTTGGGAAGCTGCTCGCGCGAGGAGGTCGTCAATGCCTACGACAATTCGATCCGGGAAACCGACCGCGTTCTGGCCGGCCTCATCCGTCGGCTCGAAGCCCGGAGCGCACGACTCGACTCGGCGCTTCTCTACGTATCCGACCATGGGGAGTCTCTGGGCGAGTCCGGACTCTACCTGCACGGCGCCCCCTGGTGGATGGCGCCCTCGGAGCAAACCCAGGTGCCGATGATTTTCTGGATGAGCGACGGCTTCGCCCGGACCTTCAGACTCGACACGCAGTACATCCTGGCGAGATCCAGGGAACCGCTCTCGCACGAGAACCTCTGGTCGAGCGTTCTGGGGATTCTCGGGATTGAGAGCCGGACACTGAGGCCGGAATACGATTTCTCCGGGAGAAGCCGATAA
- a CDS encoding rubredoxin — protein MPEAGSGHFTKGSEIEALLDRLAAERVPPDARMQCKVCWYVYDPAEGCPEENVLPGTSFRDLPDEFVCPDCGHPKSAFIPADEDH, from the coding sequence ATGCCTGAAGCTGGTTCGGGTCATTTCACTAAGGGGTCCGAGATCGAGGCGCTTCTTGACCGGCTCGCGGCCGAGCGCGTTCCGCCCGACGCCCGGATGCAGTGCAAGGTCTGCTGGTACGTTTACGACCCCGCGGAAGGCTGCCCCGAAGAGAATGTTCTCCCGGGGACATCCTTCCGGGATCTGCCCGACGAATTCGTGTGCCCGGACTGCGGGCATCCGAAGTCGGCCTTCATCCCGGCCGACGAGGATCACTGA
- a CDS encoding hydrogenase expression/formation C-terminal domain-containing protein has protein sequence MSLQTYSAADVARRWQNAPQLDPETERLAALATIEFLTAVREKLSRHIDDMAAGRAASDGSDLHEVWDFSSFDPKHLDFLLPTLGEGEVKILLFNGEARAADTGIPGLWRVQAGDDGRAANSFVLGRLPRTVLVVSDRGETEVPKLVNPSADVFAAPAILEELGHELKSEAESGRIERLSDDPAFMVELQRQPLSPGDMTALLSTLGTGDIEVELQGFAHSRFTRTRVRNLWRSRIINNSGKTLLDAFVVARVPPEVPVSAEEFPEAVRKCTDLIEWIRHDLERGTLGGRREVSHA, from the coding sequence ATGAGCCTTCAGACTTATTCCGCCGCTGACGTGGCGCGCCGGTGGCAGAACGCCCCGCAGCTGGACCCGGAAACGGAGCGCCTGGCGGCGCTCGCCACCATTGAGTTCCTTACGGCAGTACGCGAAAAGCTCTCCCGGCACATCGACGACATGGCTGCGGGCAGAGCAGCCTCGGACGGCTCGGATCTGCACGAGGTTTGGGATTTTTCGAGCTTTGATCCGAAGCATCTCGATTTTCTTCTGCCGACCCTCGGCGAGGGTGAGGTGAAGATCCTGCTCTTCAACGGCGAAGCGCGCGCTGCCGATACCGGCATCCCGGGGCTCTGGCGCGTTCAGGCGGGGGATGATGGGCGCGCGGCAAATTCCTTTGTCCTCGGGCGCCTTCCCCGCACGGTGCTGGTCGTCTCCGACCGGGGCGAGACCGAAGTGCCGAAGCTCGTCAACCCGAGCGCGGACGTCTTCGCTGCCCCTGCCATTCTGGAGGAGCTCGGACATGAGCTCAAAAGCGAGGCGGAATCCGGCAGGATCGAGCGGCTTTCCGACGACCCGGCCTTTATGGTTGAGCTCCAGCGCCAGCCCCTGTCGCCCGGCGATATGACGGCGCTTCTTTCCACCCTCGGCACGGGCGATATTGAGGTCGAGCTTCAGGGGTTTGCGCATTCGCGCTTTACGCGCACGCGGGTGAGGAATCTCTGGAGAAGCCGCATCATCAACAATTCCGGAAAGACGCTCCTCGACGCCTTCGTGGTGGCCCGCGTGCCGCCTGAAGTTCCCGTTTCAGCCGAAGAGTTCCCCGAGGCAGTCAGAAAGTGCACGGATCTCATTGAATGGATCCGGCACGACCTTGAGCGCGGCACCCTTGGCGGCAGAAGGGAGGTGTCTCATGCCTGA
- a CDS encoding thioredoxin domain-containing protein, giving the protein MSKFTRIAEINPQTNPLFQRLREREGFETLNEAGLNEFLASPGLKFLIFADDPNTRKETLDIIVIGPEIRRSMGDAVESAWCTDVTEGRALAARWGVRKLPALALFRGNVFLGAAEGLDSWDGYLAKLAQIASRTEAPKRSVAILPQRSDDESCSC; this is encoded by the coding sequence ATGTCCAAATTCACACGAATCGCGGAAATCAATCCGCAGACGAATCCGCTCTTTCAGCGCCTGCGCGAGAGAGAGGGGTTCGAGACGCTCAATGAAGCGGGGCTCAACGAGTTTCTCGCGAGTCCCGGACTCAAATTTCTGATTTTTGCCGACGATCCCAATACCCGCAAGGAAACGTTGGACATCATCGTGATTGGGCCGGAAATCCGGCGGAGCATGGGGGACGCTGTTGAAAGCGCCTGGTGCACGGACGTGACGGAAGGGAGAGCGCTTGCTGCCCGCTGGGGCGTGAGAAAGCTCCCGGCGCTCGCGCTCTTTCGCGGGAATGTGTTTCTCGGCGCCGCTGAAGGGCTTGATTCCTGGGACGGCTACCTCGCAAAGCTCGCTCAGATTGCCTCGCGAACGGAGGCGCCGAAGCGCTCCGTAGCGATCCTTCCGCAGCGATCGGATGATGAGAGCTGCAGCTGCTGA
- a CDS encoding HypC/HybG/HupF family hydrogenase formation chaperone, producing MCIALPMKIVALEEMKARCERKGQELTVDISMIEPPQSADWLLVFQNRAIRAIDEAEAHEIEAALTATALAMAGEADEEAIRAGFGDLMDREPELPEHLRRLVPGGK from the coding sequence ATGTGCATTGCATTGCCCATGAAAATCGTCGCGCTCGAGGAAATGAAGGCGCGGTGCGAACGCAAAGGACAGGAACTCACGGTCGACATCTCGATGATTGAGCCCCCTCAGTCGGCCGACTGGCTTCTTGTCTTCCAGAACCGCGCCATTCGCGCGATTGATGAGGCGGAAGCGCATGAAATTGAGGCCGCGCTCACGGCAACGGCGCTCGCCATGGCCGGAGAAGCCGATGAGGAAGCCATCCGCGCCGGTTTCGGAGATCTTATGGATCGCGAGCCGGAACTGCCTGAACATCTGCGCAGACTGGTTCCCGGCGGAAAATAG